A single window of Cricetulus griseus strain 17A/GY unplaced genomic scaffold, alternate assembly CriGri-PICRH-1.0 unplaced_scaffold_25, whole genome shotgun sequence DNA harbors:
- the LOC113838464 gene encoding protein TsetseEP-like codes for MSRSCTRTRTRSRTQNRTRYGPGPDPILDPYTDPTLDLDQEPILDPDLDHILDPDPDPFMDPDPDPILDTEPDPIPGPDLDLDPDLILDSDPETILDADPILDPDPDPIQDPEHEPILHTDPDTILDPYPDPTLDLDREPILDPDPDHILDPDPDPILNPDPEPILDTDPDPMPAPVLEPDPDPILDPDQEPILDPDPDPFLDPDPDLIWTRTRNRSLTQTRTRSGPGPRPDPAPGPGPGTN; via the exons ATGAGCCGATCCTGCActcggacccggacccgatctaGGACCCAGAACCGGACCAGATATGGACCCGGACccgacccgatcctggacccgtaCACGGACCCTACCCTGGACCTGGAccaggagcctatcctggacccagaccTGGACCATATATTGGACCCGGACCCAGACCCGTTCATGGACCCGGACccagacccgatcctggacacagAACCGGACCCGAT acccggacccgatctggACCTGGACCCGGACCTGATCCTGGACTCTGACCCGGAGACGATCCTGGACGcagaccctatcctggacccggacccggacccgatccagGATCCGGAACATGAGCCGATCCTGCACACGGACCCGGACACGATCCTGGACCCGTACCCGGACCCTACCCTGGACCTGGaccgggagcctatcctggacccggacccggaccatATATTGGACCCGGACCCTGACCCAATCCTGAACCCGGACCCGGAACCGATCCTGGACACAGACCCGGACCCGAT GCCCGCCCCCGTTCTGGAACCAGACccagacccgatcctggacccggaccagGAACCGAtactggacccggacccggacccgttcctggacccagacccggacctGATATGGACCCGGACACGGAACCGATCCTTGACCCAGACCCGTACCCGATCTGGCCCCGGACCCagacccgatcctgcacccggaccaGGACCCGGAACCAATTAA